In the genome of Leptospira koniambonensis, one region contains:
- a CDS encoding helix-turn-helix domain-containing protein — translation MSDVRHSKESPGTWLTPCLILNIFPSMLSAPEEFIWGNPNPKELRILLPLAFPECLRLIDGLAGLATLVSESDRSSLEEVGSWGYGEDGFFYPFLTKGSQIRSRLEGSKSPFFLPRSEEVELFRDDSLGCLLSPVLLDGRMFGFFLIELPNPAEERQILLLHLLCQKVARLLKKESEPSTVYKLSEDASPDPLGELIFRLGNGKNSQLEKFKESGSICISGPASSGKKTIAKWIQKREFPGRPILTVSILPEQASKLEKALIDWEKMAESGTLILENSENYSLAQQRTLFEYSQRKSGKSRLIFLENSGKKSTDEFLYFRSLLAENKLELPAWKDWAKSDKISAVRPIFREVCELHGRPDLALSEDAIESLVGGSSCQNLEDLRNAIEEAVLNSGSGEIRNSDLKKEGSKGISLPDPEDLDLRKAVEAVERQKILLADKLFGGNQIRMAKALGISRGSLQYKLKNLGLG, via the coding sequence ATGTCGGACGTCCGACATTCGAAAGAAAGTCCAGGTACATGGTTGACACCATGCTTAATTTTAAACATTTTCCCTTCTATGCTATCCGCTCCGGAAGAATTTATATGGGGGAATCCAAATCCTAAAGAACTTAGGATATTATTACCTCTTGCGTTTCCGGAATGTTTAAGATTAATCGATGGCCTGGCAGGACTCGCCACTTTGGTTTCCGAATCTGACCGTTCTTCCTTGGAAGAGGTGGGTTCCTGGGGTTACGGAGAAGATGGATTCTTCTATCCTTTTCTAACCAAGGGTTCACAAATCCGGAGCCGTTTAGAAGGAAGTAAATCTCCATTCTTCTTGCCCAGATCAGAAGAAGTAGAACTGTTCCGAGACGATTCCCTGGGATGTTTATTATCTCCAGTTTTACTGGATGGCAGAATGTTTGGATTTTTCCTGATAGAACTTCCAAACCCAGCCGAAGAAAGACAAATTTTACTCTTACATTTATTATGCCAGAAGGTAGCCCGGCTTTTGAAAAAAGAATCGGAACCTTCTACCGTTTATAAACTTTCCGAGGACGCTAGTCCAGATCCATTGGGGGAGCTGATTTTTAGATTGGGGAATGGTAAAAATTCCCAGCTAGAAAAATTCAAGGAGTCCGGAAGTATTTGTATTTCGGGCCCAGCTTCTTCAGGCAAAAAAACTATAGCAAAATGGATCCAAAAAAGGGAATTTCCAGGCAGGCCAATTTTAACAGTTTCGATCCTTCCGGAGCAGGCATCTAAGTTAGAAAAGGCATTAATTGATTGGGAAAAAATGGCCGAATCCGGGACTCTAATTTTAGAAAATTCAGAGAATTATTCTTTGGCCCAGCAGAGAACCTTGTTCGAATATTCTCAGCGAAAGTCCGGAAAATCCCGTCTTATTTTTTTAGAAAACTCAGGCAAAAAATCAACTGATGAGTTCTTATATTTTCGTTCTCTTTTGGCCGAAAATAAGTTAGAATTACCTGCCTGGAAAGACTGGGCAAAATCGGATAAAATTTCGGCGGTCCGGCCGATTTTCCGAGAGGTCTGCGAGTTGCATGGCCGTCCCGATTTGGCACTTTCTGAGGATGCGATAGAGTCTTTGGTGGGAGGGAGTTCCTGCCAAAATTTAGAGGATCTTCGGAATGCGATCGAAGAGGCAGTTTTAAATTCCGGCTCGGGAGAGATCCGAAATTCTGACCTTAAAAAAGAAGGTTCAAAAGGGATTTCTCTTCCGGATCCGGAGGATCTTGATTTGCGAAAAGCTGTGGAAGCCGTGGAGCGCCAAAAAATTCTTTTGGCGGATAAATTATTCGGCGGCAACCAAATACGAATGGCAAAGGCCTTGGGAATTTCCAGGGGCTCGTTGCAATATAAATTAAAAAACCTAGGTTTGGGTTAA
- a CDS encoding phosphatidylinositol phospholipase: protein MAVKIKRTSFQRLLNAMKKVTSEVNDHEILRRLETLMVTSKEDLNQTVVRSLLENPLDFDPKSVPEPYAQYVRHFVYMVKRNKKMGLDVNFDASAIESKKDKKKLAAPKKSAPSKKQAPARKRA from the coding sequence ATGGCCGTGAAGATCAAACGAACCTCTTTTCAGAGGCTTCTGAATGCGATGAAGAAAGTCACTAGTGAGGTGAACGATCACGAAATTCTTCGCAGATTAGAAACTCTCATGGTCACTAGCAAAGAAGATCTGAACCAAACTGTAGTTCGTTCTCTTTTGGAAAATCCTTTAGACTTCGATCCTAAATCTGTGCCTGAGCCTTACGCTCAGTACGTTAGACATTTCGTATATATGGTGAAACGAAATAAGAAAATGGGATTAGATGTGAACTTCGATGCAAGTGCTATCGAATCAAAAAAGGATAAGAAGAAATTAGCAGCTCCTAAAAAATCCGCTCCTTCCAAAAAACAAGCCCCTGCTCGCAAAAGAGCCTAA
- a CDS encoding MBOAT family O-acyltransferase: MNFSTPLFLFFFLLIFGLRWILPRLKFLPEWVPKPFLLAGSYFFYISWNPKFGFLLFGTTILDYWIGRTMDQKEGRSRAILLSISLILNLGVLAFFKYFIFFMQSGNAVISAFGLNLSFPVWRIVLPVGISFYTFQSLSYTIDVFRREILPEKNFWNYALFLSFFPQLVAGPIVPAKTFLPQLKTWVAWRELPLREGLVLVLIGVWKKVVIADQLSILPDSFYRSPLELSSAYAWAAVFAYSLQIYCDFSGYTDIALGSALLLGFKLTENFRMPYLASGFSDFWRRWHISLSSWLRNYLYIPLGGNRKSELRTYINLFLTMLLGGLWHGASWNFVVWGGFHGIFLGLERLGKKFWPGFFSPENGSGILGRFSYRIFVILSVVLCWVFFRSPNWKTTGIVFEKLFRLSNGTDPTISSLRILFISFFLFFVATWIGNRDEKDGSFRKFYESLHPVSFGILVGTGLLLGAVFSSESQPFIYFVF, translated from the coding sequence ATGAATTTTTCCACTCCACTCTTTCTATTCTTCTTTTTGCTTATATTTGGGCTGAGATGGATTCTTCCCAGGCTGAAATTCCTTCCAGAATGGGTTCCGAAGCCATTTTTGCTAGCGGGAAGCTATTTCTTTTATATATCCTGGAATCCCAAATTTGGGTTCCTTCTTTTTGGGACTACTATCCTGGATTATTGGATTGGAAGAACAATGGATCAGAAAGAAGGAAGGTCTCGTGCAATCTTGCTTTCTATTTCTCTTATTTTAAATTTAGGGGTTTTAGCATTTTTTAAATATTTCATTTTCTTTATGCAGTCCGGAAATGCCGTAATATCGGCATTTGGGCTAAATTTAAGTTTTCCTGTATGGCGCATTGTGCTCCCCGTAGGTATCTCTTTTTATACTTTTCAGTCTCTAAGTTACACGATCGATGTGTTCAGAAGAGAAATTTTACCTGAAAAAAATTTCTGGAACTACGCACTCTTTCTCTCCTTCTTCCCTCAGTTGGTTGCAGGGCCGATCGTTCCAGCAAAGACCTTTTTGCCCCAGCTTAAGACTTGGGTGGCATGGAGGGAACTCCCTCTCAGAGAAGGCCTCGTTTTAGTTTTGATCGGTGTATGGAAGAAGGTTGTGATTGCGGATCAGCTTTCTATCTTACCCGATTCTTTTTATCGTTCTCCTTTGGAACTTTCGAGTGCCTATGCATGGGCAGCAGTTTTTGCATATTCTCTTCAGATCTATTGTGATTTTAGCGGGTATACTGATATTGCCTTGGGTTCCGCTCTTCTTCTTGGCTTCAAACTGACTGAAAATTTTAGGATGCCTTATCTTGCGTCTGGATTTTCTGATTTTTGGAGAAGATGGCATATCTCTCTTTCTTCTTGGCTTAGGAATTATTTATACATTCCTTTAGGCGGTAATCGTAAATCTGAACTCAGAACTTATATAAATCTATTCTTAACCATGCTTTTGGGTGGTTTATGGCATGGTGCCAGTTGGAATTTTGTGGTTTGGGGCGGATTTCACGGTATTTTCTTAGGGTTAGAAAGATTGGGTAAAAAATTTTGGCCCGGTTTCTTCTCCCCTGAAAATGGATCTGGAATTTTAGGAAGGTTCTCTTATAGGATCTTTGTGATCTTATCTGTGGTTCTTTGTTGGGTATTTTTTAGATCTCCGAATTGGAAGACTACAGGGATCGTTTTCGAAAAACTTTTTAGGCTTTCGAACGGTACGGATCCTACGATTTCTTCTTTGCGTATTTTGTTTATCTCATTCTTTTTATTTTTTGTCGCGACTTGGATCGGAAATCGTGACGAGAAAGATGGTAGTTTTAGGAAATTTTACGAAAGTTTACACCCAGTAAGTTTCGGAATTTTGGTTGGTACTGGACTCTTACTCGGAGCTGTATTCTCTTCCGAGTCACAGCCGTTTATTTATTTTGTTTTTTGA
- the asd gene encoding aspartate-semialdehyde dehydrogenase produces the protein MSKINVAVLGATGSVGQRFIQLLENHPYFQVTHLCASENSAGKTYADVMKKRWKISGDIPKYARDIIITLPDPKVTPGVKLAFSGLDASVAGEVETSFAEAGIHIISNSKNHRMVENVPLLSAEVNANHLDVLSSQKTPGKIITNSNCTIMGVTISLKPLYEKFGIESVMLFSMQAISGAGYPGVPTMDILGNVVPFIGGEEDKAEIEPLKCLGKTEGGKIVNADFKISAHCNRVPVFDGHTVCVSVKFKKKPSESEILEAWSSFKGEPQELKLPLAPDFPILYRQEEDRPQPRLDLETGRGMTTVVGRLRPDPILDWKYVVLSHNTVRGAAGAAILNAELMYRKNLL, from the coding sequence ATGAGCAAAATTAACGTAGCTGTTTTGGGAGCCACTGGTTCCGTCGGGCAAAGGTTTATCCAACTTTTGGAAAACCATCCTTATTTTCAGGTAACTCACTTATGTGCATCTGAGAATAGTGCAGGCAAAACATATGCGGACGTTATGAAGAAGCGTTGGAAGATCTCAGGCGATATTCCTAAATATGCTCGTGACATAATTATCACATTACCAGATCCTAAGGTTACTCCAGGTGTGAAACTGGCGTTTTCGGGTCTGGATGCTTCTGTTGCAGGAGAGGTAGAAACTTCTTTTGCAGAAGCTGGTATTCATATTATTTCTAATTCTAAAAATCATAGAATGGTGGAGAATGTACCTCTTCTTTCCGCAGAAGTGAACGCAAATCATTTGGATGTGCTTTCCAGCCAAAAAACTCCAGGTAAGATCATCACTAACTCCAATTGTACGATCATGGGAGTGACCATCTCTCTAAAACCTCTATACGAAAAATTCGGCATAGAGTCCGTTATGTTATTCTCTATGCAGGCGATCTCCGGAGCAGGGTATCCAGGAGTTCCTACCATGGATATTTTGGGGAACGTAGTCCCTTTTATAGGCGGAGAAGAAGATAAAGCCGAGATCGAGCCTCTAAAATGTCTTGGAAAGACCGAAGGTGGTAAGATTGTGAATGCGGATTTTAAAATTTCCGCGCATTGTAATCGAGTTCCTGTTTTTGACGGGCATACAGTTTGTGTTTCCGTGAAATTCAAGAAGAAGCCTAGTGAATCCGAAATTTTAGAAGCCTGGTCTTCATTTAAAGGCGAGCCTCAAGAATTAAAGTTGCCTCTCGCTCCGGATTTTCCGATTCTTTATCGTCAAGAAGAAGACAGACCTCAGCCTCGTCTCGACCTGGAAACAGGGAGAGGTATGACTACCGTAGTTGGAAGACTTAGACCGGATCCGATTTTGGATTGGAAATATGTTGTCCTAAGTCATAATACGGTCCGTGGGGCTGCCGGTGCCGCGATTTTAAACGCGGAATTGATGTATCGGAAAAACCTACTCTAG
- the pyk gene encoding pyruvate kinase, giving the protein MKNELVNFRKTKIICTIGPATADKKMIQSLAEAGMNIARLNMSHGNHDFHRSVIRAIKSLNKDVLKHPIAILLDTQGPEIRTGDLQVDHLDLKVGESFTFHIIPGEESEEQSVFVNYRDIVKDLKIGDRVTVDNGLINLVVEEIQETALKCKVVDGGKLGSRKHINLPGIRVNLPSITQKDHKDILFGLEEDVDFIALSFVRSAEDIHQLRQIIEENNGHTDIIAKIEDQEAVKNMIEIVEAADGVMVARGDLGVELPIEELPLIQRAIIRECAIKGKRVIVATHLLESMINNPSPTRAEVTDVANAVFEESDAIMLSGETAAGKFPVRCVDMLHKISERVEKAPGLGYVLERVPSNKKEEMARSAAMLSDSIKSPAIIVITRRGTTALNVASFHPRFPLIYAFTNMTTVRRKLWLTRSVIPYRIDFSSDPEKTIKLAIETLKSSGRVKDGDQVVILSDIIAGADRVETIQIREVK; this is encoded by the coding sequence ATGAAGAATGAATTAGTTAATTTCAGAAAAACTAAAATTATCTGCACGATTGGCCCAGCAACCGCCGACAAAAAAATGATCCAATCCCTTGCAGAAGCAGGGATGAATATCGCCAGATTGAATATGTCCCACGGAAATCATGACTTCCACAGGTCCGTGATCCGTGCAATTAAGTCTTTGAACAAAGATGTATTAAAACATCCGATCGCAATTTTATTGGATACCCAAGGTCCAGAGATCCGCACCGGAGATCTGCAAGTGGATCATTTGGATCTGAAAGTGGGGGAATCTTTTACCTTTCATATCATTCCAGGAGAAGAGTCCGAGGAACAATCTGTTTTCGTAAACTATCGCGATATCGTAAAAGATCTTAAGATCGGTGACAGGGTTACTGTAGATAATGGCCTCATCAATCTTGTAGTAGAAGAGATCCAAGAAACTGCTTTAAAATGTAAAGTAGTAGATGGCGGAAAATTAGGTTCTCGTAAACATATTAATCTTCCAGGGATCCGAGTGAATTTGCCTTCTATCACTCAGAAAGACCATAAGGACATTCTTTTTGGTTTGGAAGAAGATGTGGATTTTATCGCACTTTCATTCGTTCGTTCTGCGGAAGATATCCATCAACTCCGCCAGATCATAGAAGAAAATAACGGTCATACAGATATCATCGCTAAGATAGAAGACCAAGAAGCAGTGAAAAACATGATAGAGATCGTGGAAGCTGCTGATGGAGTGATGGTAGCGAGAGGAGATCTTGGAGTGGAGCTACCTATTGAGGAACTTCCACTGATCCAACGTGCTATTATTAGGGAATGTGCGATCAAAGGGAAACGAGTGATCGTTGCGACTCACCTCTTGGAATCCATGATCAATAATCCTTCTCCTACCCGCGCGGAAGTGACTGATGTTGCCAACGCAGTTTTCGAAGAATCTGATGCAATCATGTTGTCCGGTGAAACTGCCGCAGGAAAATTCCCAGTTCGTTGTGTGGATATGCTCCACAAGATCTCGGAACGAGTGGAGAAGGCGCCGGGGTTAGGTTATGTTTTGGAAAGAGTTCCTTCCAATAAGAAAGAAGAGATGGCCAGATCAGCTGCCATGCTTTCCGATTCTATCAAATCGCCTGCAATTATAGTGATTACCAGGAGGGGAACTACTGCTTTAAACGTGGCTTCTTTTCATCCTAGGTTCCCGCTCATCTATGCTTTTACCAATATGACTACTGTCAGACGTAAACTTTGGCTGACCCGAAGTGTGATTCCTTATCGGATCGATTTTTCCAGTGACCCAGAGAAAACTATCAAACTCGCGATCGAAACTTTGAAATCGAGTGGTAGAGTAAAGGATGGGGACCAGGTGGTGATCTTGTCGGATATTATTGCGGGTGCTGACCGAGTTGAGACGATCCAGATCCGAGAGGTGAAGTGA
- a CDS encoding LBF_4227 family protein, translated as MTAKRTDSEEIPHENTEKQEGTSFSNFELKEHLLAFINSIAEYFETLLLYAKKIATEKIVLGIQAYIFFRIALFFISLSVLFFLAAFFLFLQRQFAGDPLPAALGTGGLCLFISLLGVFALIRKLKA; from the coding sequence TTGACCGCCAAAAGAACGGATTCAGAAGAAATTCCTCACGAAAATACCGAGAAGCAGGAGGGAACTTCATTTTCAAATTTCGAACTGAAGGAACACCTGCTCGCTTTTATCAACTCAATCGCAGAATATTTCGAAACTCTTCTCCTATACGCGAAAAAAATCGCAACAGAAAAGATTGTTTTAGGTATTCAAGCCTATATATTCTTCCGAATTGCTCTTTTCTTTATAAGTTTAAGCGTATTATTCTTTCTAGCCGCTTTTTTCCTCTTTTTGCAGAGGCAATTTGCAGGAGATCCACTACCTGCGGCTTTGGGAACTGGTGGTCTTTGCCTTTTCATTTCCTTGTTAGGCGTTTTCGCTCTTATTCGGAAGCTTAAAGCGTAG
- a CDS encoding DUF883 family protein, with the protein MSKGDNLSEELQILKDKAKQITGKAREEYLEHVSDLKEKLKQVTGETSEKAKQIIDQTGTYIKENPQKATLIGLGVGVGIGMIVGMLIGRRK; encoded by the coding sequence ATGTCTAAAGGTGATAATCTAAGCGAAGAACTCCAAATTTTGAAAGATAAGGCCAAACAAATTACAGGTAAGGCCCGGGAGGAATACTTGGAACACGTATCTGACCTAAAGGAAAAATTGAAGCAAGTCACTGGCGAAACTAGTGAAAAGGCCAAACAGATCATTGATCAAACTGGAACTTATATTAAAGAAAATCCCCAGAAAGCAACTTTGATCGGATTAGGGGTTGGAGTCGGGATAGGCATGATCGTAGGAATGCTTATCGGTCGAAGAAAATAA